A single region of the Pseudomonas solani genome encodes:
- the rplE gene encoding 50S ribosomal protein L5, whose translation MARLKEIYRKEIAPKLKEELQLSNVMEVPRITKITLNMGLGEAIGDKKVIEHAVADLEKITGQKVVVTYAKKSVAGFKVREGWPIGVKVTLRRDRMYEFLDRLLAISLPRVRDFRGLNAKSFDGRGNYSMGVKEQIIFPEIDYDKIDALRGLDITLTTTARNDDEGRALLRAFNFPFRN comes from the coding sequence ATGGCACGACTAAAAGAGATTTATCGGAAAGAAATCGCGCCCAAGCTGAAAGAAGAGCTTCAGCTTTCCAACGTGATGGAAGTTCCGCGCATTACCAAGATCACCCTGAACATGGGTCTGGGCGAAGCGATCGGTGACAAGAAAGTCATCGAACACGCTGTAGCTGATCTTGAGAAGATCACCGGTCAGAAGGTCGTTGTGACCTACGCCAAGAAATCCGTTGCGGGCTTCAAAGTCCGTGAAGGTTGGCCGATCGGTGTCAAGGTAACCCTGCGCCGCGATCGTATGTACGAGTTCCTGGATCGTCTGCTGGCCATCTCCCTGCCGCGCGTGCGTGACTTCCGCGGCCTGAATGCCAAGTCCTTCGACGGTCGTGGCAACTACAGCATGGGCGTGAAAGAGCAGATCATCTTCCCGGAAATCGATTACGACAAAATCGATGCACTGCGCGGTCTGGACATTACCCTGACCACCACTGCCCGTAACGATGATGAAGGTCGTGCCCTGCTGCGCGCCTTCAACTTCCCGTTCCGCAACTGA
- the rpsN gene encoding 30S ribosomal protein S14 encodes MAKQSMKNRELKRQQTVAKFAKKRAELKATIANPNSTPEARWEAQVALQKQPRDASASRLRNRCRITGRPHGVYRKFGLGRNKLREAAMRGDVPGLVKASW; translated from the coding sequence ATGGCCAAACAGAGCATGAAGAACCGTGAGCTGAAGCGTCAGCAAACGGTTGCGAAGTTCGCTAAGAAGCGCGCTGAGCTGAAAGCTACCATTGCCAACCCGAACTCCACTCCGGAAGCTCGTTGGGAAGCCCAGGTAGCTCTGCAGAAGCAGCCCCGTGATGCAAGCGCCTCGCGCCTGCGTAACCGCTGCCGCATCACCGGTCGTCCGCACGGCGTTTACCGCAAGTTCGGCCTCGGCCGTAACAAGCTGCGTGAAGCCGCCATGCGTGGTGACGTTCCCGGCCTGGTCAAAGCCAGCTGGTAA
- the rpsH gene encoding 30S ribosomal protein S8: MSMQDPLADMLTRIRNAQMAEKSVVSMPSSKLKVAVASVLKNEGYITGYQISSDIKPLLSIELKYFEGRPVIEELKRVSRPGLRQYKSVDQLPKVRGGLGVSIVSTNKGVMTDRAARAAGVGGEVLCTVF; this comes from the coding sequence ATGAGTATGCAGGACCCGTTAGCGGACATGCTAACTCGTATCCGTAATGCCCAGATGGCTGAAAAGTCTGTCGTAAGCATGCCGTCCTCCAAACTGAAGGTGGCAGTGGCCAGCGTTCTCAAGAACGAAGGCTACATCACGGGATACCAGATCAGCAGTGACATCAAGCCTCTGCTGTCTATCGAGCTGAAGTACTTCGAAGGCCGTCCGGTCATCGAGGAACTCAAGCGCGTAAGTCGTCCTGGCCTGCGCCAGTACAAATCCGTCGATCAGCTGCCGAAAGTTCGTGGCGGCCTGGGCGTATCGATCGTTTCCACCAACAAAGGTGTGATGACTGATCGTGCTGCTCGCGCTGCTGGCGTTGGTGGCGAAGTGCTTTGCACTGTGTTCTAA
- the rplF gene encoding 50S ribosomal protein L6, translating to MSRVAKNPVKLPAGVEIKIAGQQLSVKGAKGALELNVHPSVEVLQEAGELRFAARNGDQQNRAMAGTTRALVNNMVVGVSQGFERKLQLVGVGYKAQAKGQVLSLALGFSHPVDYELPQGVTAETPSQTDILIKGIDKQLVGQVAAEIRDFRPPEPYKGKGVRYADEVVRRKEAKKK from the coding sequence ATGTCTCGCGTTGCTAAGAACCCCGTCAAGCTGCCCGCTGGCGTCGAAATCAAGATCGCCGGTCAGCAGCTTTCGGTGAAGGGTGCCAAGGGCGCTCTCGAACTGAACGTGCATCCGTCCGTGGAAGTTCTGCAGGAAGCTGGTGAGCTGCGTTTCGCTGCTCGCAACGGCGACCAACAGAACAGGGCCATGGCCGGTACCACCCGTGCGCTGGTCAACAACATGGTAGTCGGCGTCAGCCAAGGCTTCGAGCGCAAGCTGCAGCTGGTGGGCGTTGGTTACAAGGCGCAAGCCAAAGGTCAAGTGCTGTCCCTGGCTTTAGGCTTCTCGCACCCGGTGGATTACGAACTGCCGCAAGGCGTTACCGCCGAAACCCCCAGCCAGACCGATATCCTGATCAAAGGTATCGACAAGCAGCTGGTTGGTCAGGTGGCGGCCGAGATTCGCGACTTCCGTCCGCCGGAGCCTTACAAAGGCAAAGGTGTGCGTTACGCCGACGAAGTCGTCCGTCGTAAAGAAGCTAAGAAGAAGTAG
- the rplR gene encoding 50S ribosomal protein L18 gives MSVKKETRLRRARKARLKMRELETVRLCVYRSSQHIYAQVISADGAKVLATASTLDKELRDGATGNVDAAKKVGQLVAERAKAAGVTQVAFDRSGFKYHGRVKALADAAREGGLEF, from the coding sequence ATGAGCGTAAAGAAAGAAACTCGTCTGCGTCGCGCTCGCAAGGCACGCCTGAAAATGCGCGAGCTGGAAACCGTACGCCTCTGCGTGTATCGCTCTTCCCAGCACATCTACGCCCAGGTCATTTCGGCCGACGGCGCCAAGGTTCTGGCCACCGCCTCGACCCTGGACAAAGAACTGCGTGACGGCGCCACCGGCAACGTCGACGCGGCCAAGAAGGTTGGTCAGCTGGTTGCCGAGCGTGCGAAAGCAGCTGGTGTCACTCAGGTGGCGTTCGATCGTTCTGGCTTCAAGTACCACGGCCGCGTCAAGGCGCTGGCTGATGCTGCTCGTGAAGGCGGGCTGGAGTTCTAA
- the rpsE gene encoding 30S ribosomal protein S5: MANNEQKRDEGYIEKLVQVNRVAKTVKGGRIFTFTALTVVGDGKGRVGFGRGKSREVPAAIQKAMEAARRNMIQVDLNGTTLQYPVKSAHGASKVYMQPASEGTGIIAGGAMRAVLEVAGVQNVLAKCYGSTNPVNVVYATFKGLKNMQSPESVAAKRGKSVEEIL, translated from the coding sequence ATGGCAAATAACGAGCAAAAGCGCGACGAAGGCTACATCGAGAAGCTGGTTCAGGTTAATCGCGTTGCCAAGACCGTTAAAGGCGGCCGTATCTTCACCTTCACCGCGCTGACCGTGGTAGGTGATGGTAAAGGTCGTGTTGGCTTCGGTCGCGGTAAGTCCCGCGAAGTGCCGGCCGCTATCCAGAAAGCGATGGAAGCAGCCCGCCGCAACATGATCCAGGTAGACCTGAACGGCACCACCCTGCAGTACCCCGTCAAGTCCGCTCATGGCGCCTCCAAGGTGTACATGCAGCCGGCTTCCGAAGGTACCGGTATCATCGCCGGCGGCGCCATGCGCGCTGTCCTGGAAGTGGCTGGTGTGCAGAACGTTCTGGCCAAATGCTACGGCTCGACCAATCCGGTGAACGTGGTTTACGCCACCTTCAAGGGGCTGAAGAACATGCAGTCCCCGGAGTCCGTTGCAGCCAAGCGTGGTAAGAGCGTCGAGGAGATTCTCTAA
- the rpmD gene encoding 50S ribosomal protein L30: MATVKVTLIKSVSGRLANHKACVKGLGLRRIGHTVEVQDTPENRGMINKAYYLLRVEG, translated from the coding sequence ATGGCAACTGTCAAAGTAACGCTGATCAAGAGCGTTAGCGGCCGTCTGGCTAACCACAAAGCTTGCGTCAAGGGTCTCGGCCTGCGTCGCATTGGTCACACCGTCGAAGTTCAGGACACCCCTGAAAATCGCGGCATGATCAACAAGGCTTACTACCTTCTGCGCGTCGAGGGTTAA
- the rplO gene encoding 50S ribosomal protein L15 translates to MKLNDLRSAPGARREKHRPGRGIGSGLGKTGGRGHKGQTSRSGGTIAPGFEGGQQPLHRRLPKFGFVSLKAMDRAEVRTSELAKVEGDVVSLQSLKDANVINQNVQRVKIMLSGDVTRAVTLKGIAATKGARAAIEAAGGKFED, encoded by the coding sequence ATGAAACTGAACGATCTGCGTTCCGCGCCGGGTGCCCGTCGCGAGAAGCACCGTCCGGGCCGTGGTATCGGCAGCGGTTTGGGCAAGACTGGTGGCCGTGGTCACAAAGGTCAGACCTCCCGCTCCGGTGGCACCATCGCTCCGGGCTTCGAAGGCGGTCAACAGCCGCTGCATCGCCGTCTGCCGAAGTTCGGCTTCGTTTCCCTGAAAGCCATGGATCGCGCAGAAGTGCGCACTTCCGAACTGGCCAAGGTTGAAGGCGATGTCGTATCCCTGCAGTCGCTGAAGGATGCCAACGTGATTAACCAGAACGTACAGCGTGTGAAAATCATGCTGTCGGGCGACGTTACTCGCGCAGTCACCCTGAAAGGTATCGCCGCCACCAAGGGTGCGCGTGCGGCTATCGAAGCAGCTGGCGGTAAGTTCGAGGACTAA